From the Maioricimonas rarisocia genome, one window contains:
- a CDS encoding segregation and condensation protein A, translating into MPSANYRVELDIFCGPLDLLLYLVRRSEVDILDLPIARIAAQFIDFLQVLEQIDLDLVGDFVVMASTLVEIKSRLVLPQPEEEQPAETPISEEDPRSELIQQLLEYKKFKEAATALETRAEQWQERYPRLSNERPQTAKDPSADRIKEVELWDLVSALGRVLRRKDVEDEARIRYDDTPIQVYVQQIGGRVREEGEVRFFTLFDAETIRSKIVGMFLAVLELLRHHGFRAEQPENFGDIIIRPPLEDAEQPSEPPKLELPSLEQLQGGIAAETDRQADQE; encoded by the coding sequence ATGCCGAGCGCGAATTACCGAGTTGAACTGGACATTTTCTGCGGCCCGCTGGATCTGTTGCTGTACCTGGTCCGGCGGAGCGAGGTGGACATTCTCGACCTGCCCATCGCCCGCATTGCCGCCCAGTTCATCGACTTTCTGCAGGTGCTCGAACAGATCGACCTCGATCTGGTCGGCGATTTCGTCGTTATGGCGAGCACGCTGGTCGAGATCAAAAGCCGTCTGGTTCTCCCGCAACCCGAGGAAGAGCAGCCGGCCGAAACTCCGATCAGTGAAGAAGATCCGCGCAGCGAGCTGATCCAGCAACTGCTCGAATACAAGAAGTTCAAGGAAGCGGCCACCGCCCTGGAAACCCGGGCCGAACAGTGGCAGGAGCGTTACCCCCGGCTCTCCAACGAACGCCCGCAGACCGCCAAGGATCCGTCCGCCGACCGCATCAAGGAGGTCGAGCTGTGGGACCTGGTCAGCGCCCTCGGCCGAGTGCTCCGCCGCAAGGACGTCGAAGACGAGGCCCGCATCCGCTACGACGACACGCCGATCCAGGTGTATGTCCAGCAGATCGGCGGCCGCGTCCGCGAAGAAGGCGAGGTCCGCTTCTTCACGCTGTTCGATGCCGAGACCATCCGCAGCAAGATCGTGGGAATGTTTCTGGCCGTCCTCGAACTGCTCAGGCACCACGGGTTCCGTGCCGAACAGCCGGAGAACTTCGGCGACATCATCATCCGACCGCCGCTGGAAGATGCCGAGCAGCCGTCCGAACCGCCGAAACTGGAACTTCCCTCGCTGGAGCAGTTGCAGGGCGGAATCGCGGCCGAAACCGACCGGCAGGCGGACCAGGAATAA
- a CDS encoding Bax inhibitor-1/YccA family protein, with protein sequence MSYAPSYSEEYFAADAAIDERVAFIRRTYAHVFGAVLAFTGLVTLFVSTPAIAMPLTNLLMGGQWFFILIAFMIAGFVAQRMAQSGASPAVQYAGLGLYVFAEAIIFTPLLVMVNMFWGGPDLLMQAGVLTLFIFAGLTAVVMITKADFSFLRYALTLGMFAALALIAVASFTSLSLGTWFVGGMIVLMSGYILYDTSNVLHHYRTDQHVAAALALFASLATLFWYVIQLLGILNND encoded by the coding sequence ATGAGTTACGCTCCGTCCTACTCCGAAGAGTATTTTGCAGCCGATGCTGCGATTGACGAACGCGTGGCGTTCATTCGACGCACGTATGCACACGTGTTCGGCGCCGTGCTGGCGTTCACGGGACTGGTCACGCTGTTCGTCAGCACGCCGGCCATCGCGATGCCACTGACGAACCTGCTGATGGGGGGCCAGTGGTTCTTCATCCTGATCGCATTCATGATTGCCGGCTTCGTGGCACAGCGGATGGCTCAAAGCGGCGCTTCCCCGGCCGTGCAGTACGCGGGACTGGGCCTGTACGTCTTTGCCGAAGCGATCATCTTCACGCCGCTGCTGGTGATGGTGAACATGTTCTGGGGCGGCCCGGATCTGCTGATGCAGGCGGGCGTGCTGACCCTGTTCATCTTCGCCGGTCTGACTGCCGTCGTAATGATCACCAAAGCCGACTTTTCGTTTCTGAGGTACGCCCTCACGCTGGGCATGTTTGCGGCACTGGCCCTGATCGCCGTCGCCAGCTTCACCTCGCTGAGCCTGGGGACCTGGTTCGTCGGTGGCATGATCGTGCTGATGTCCGGCTACATCCTGTACGATACGTCGAACGTGCTGCACCATTACCGGACCGATCAGCATGTCGCGGCGGCTCTGGCCCTGTTCGCCTCGCTGGCCACGCTGTTCTGGTACGTGATCCAGCTGCTGGGCATCCTCAACAACGATTGA
- a CDS encoding thermonuclease family protein, with translation MTGRIRQPVSPAVFALVVVALLLGRQLIWPPRPEPQLTDALPHQITISDVRADGALIADERGSLHLLGVQLPEGPERHDARTFLHSRCVGQSVGLEWDRHRQSRDGASLAFVFVEDDCLNEELIEAGLARFDDTFPLRSDMHRRLQAAEENARKANRGVWAVP, from the coding sequence ATGACTGGGCGAATCCGGCAGCCCGTTTCTCCCGCCGTCTTTGCCCTGGTCGTCGTGGCTCTACTGCTTGGCCGTCAGTTGATCTGGCCTCCCCGGCCTGAACCGCAGCTGACGGATGCGCTGCCGCATCAGATCACCATTTCCGATGTCCGCGCTGACGGTGCGCTGATCGCCGACGAACGGGGATCGCTGCACCTGCTGGGTGTCCAGCTGCCGGAAGGGCCCGAACGTCATGATGCCCGCACATTCCTCCACTCCCGGTGCGTCGGGCAGTCCGTTGGGCTTGAATGGGACCGCCATCGTCAGAGCCGTGACGGAGCGTCCCTCGCGTTCGTCTTTGTCGAAGACGACTGTCTCAACGAAGAGCTGATCGAAGCTGGCCTGGCCCGCTTCGACGATACCTTTCCGCTTCGCAGTGACATGCACCGACGGCTTCAGGCCGCAGAAGAAAACGCCCGCAAGGCGAATCGCGGGGTGTGGGCGGTGCCGTAG
- a CDS encoding adenylate/guanylate cyclase domain-containing protein, producing MLQLIAQGPQSRQRWRQTLVSGQMYSLGRSTDADLPVPWESYLSGQHARLRVDDRLVEVRRDGSATNPIFHDGAEHHHFDLLPNRSFTVGETRFLLVALEDSAPSPSEQPLEEFTFTRQQLQKVRFHDADRRIEALSRLPEVIARARTKDELHTRLTNLLLAGVRYADAAGIVQLDEHNRVRMPYWERRRETAGAFRPSSRLVSEAIQKLRRSVLHVWETTTSTDPEYTASAEFDWAFCTPVVTRGRERWGLYVAGQLDTILHAQTGQSGVPELHGDIKFVELLAEIINSVWQLQRLEGNLSVLRQFLAPPILDAIERSAGEAGLNTEMLDPREADVTVMFCDLRGFSHQAEESADDLRGLLDRVSAALEVMTQQILRYGGVTGDFLGDAALGFWGWPFASEEASVNACRAAMGIWRTFEQTRARSDHPLANFEVGIGIAHGRAVAGKLGTRDMVKVTVFGPVVNLASRLETMTKQLRVPILLDEATASSVRERLPGSEGRTRRLGKVLPYGLETPLVVSELVPPLDDRPDLTDDHLRLYEEGVTHFLDGRWEEAYGCLHQMPPSDRAQDFLAMRIAQDNRRAPAGWDGVIRLPRK from the coding sequence GTGCTGCAACTGATTGCTCAAGGGCCCCAGTCGCGACAACGCTGGCGGCAGACGCTGGTTTCCGGCCAGATGTATTCGCTGGGACGCAGCACCGATGCCGATCTTCCGGTCCCGTGGGAGTCGTATCTCTCGGGCCAGCACGCCCGGCTGCGCGTGGATGACCGTCTGGTCGAAGTTCGCCGTGACGGATCGGCCACCAACCCGATCTTTCATGACGGTGCCGAGCATCACCACTTCGATCTGCTGCCCAATCGCAGCTTCACGGTTGGCGAGACCCGTTTTCTGCTTGTCGCCCTGGAGGACTCCGCACCGTCACCATCCGAGCAGCCGCTCGAGGAGTTCACGTTCACGCGGCAGCAGTTGCAGAAGGTGCGGTTCCACGACGCCGACCGACGCATCGAGGCGCTCAGCCGACTGCCGGAGGTGATCGCCCGGGCGCGCACGAAGGACGAACTGCACACCCGGCTAACGAATCTGCTGCTTGCCGGTGTCCGTTACGCCGATGCCGCCGGCATCGTTCAGCTCGACGAACACAACCGCGTCCGGATGCCGTACTGGGAACGACGGCGCGAGACCGCCGGGGCGTTCCGTCCCAGTTCGCGTCTGGTCAGCGAAGCGATCCAGAAGCTTCGCCGCAGCGTGCTGCACGTCTGGGAGACGACGACGTCGACCGACCCGGAATACACCGCCAGCGCCGAGTTCGACTGGGCCTTCTGCACGCCGGTCGTCACCCGGGGCCGCGAACGCTGGGGGCTGTACGTGGCCGGTCAGCTCGACACGATCCTGCACGCGCAAACAGGTCAGTCGGGGGTTCCGGAACTGCACGGCGACATCAAGTTCGTTGAGCTTCTTGCGGAGATCATCAACTCGGTCTGGCAACTGCAGCGGCTGGAAGGAAACCTTTCGGTCCTCAGGCAGTTTCTGGCTCCTCCGATTCTGGATGCCATCGAGCGTTCAGCCGGCGAGGCGGGCCTCAATACCGAAATGCTCGATCCGCGCGAGGCGGACGTAACGGTCATGTTCTGCGACCTGCGTGGCTTCAGTCATCAGGCTGAAGAGTCGGCCGACGATCTGCGGGGCCTGCTGGATCGGGTCAGTGCCGCACTGGAAGTGATGACCCAGCAGATCCTCCGCTACGGGGGAGTGACGGGCGACTTTCTGGGCGACGCGGCACTTGGATTCTGGGGCTGGCCGTTCGCTTCCGAAGAGGCATCGGTCAACGCCTGCCGTGCGGCAATGGGGATCTGGCGTACCTTCGAACAGACGCGGGCCCGCAGCGATCACCCGCTGGCCAACTTCGAAGTAGGGATCGGCATCGCCCATGGCCGCGCCGTGGCCGGAAAACTCGGCACACGCGACATGGTGAAGGTGACGGTCTTTGGTCCAGTGGTGAATCTGGCCAGCCGGCTGGAAACAATGACCAAGCAGTTGCGTGTGCCCATCCTGCTCGACGAAGCGACCGCATCTTCGGTGCGGGAACGCCTGCCTGGCAGCGAAGGACGGACCCGCCGGCTCGGCAAGGTGTTGCCGTACGGTCTCGAAACTCCGCTCGTTGTCAGCGAGTTGGTCCCCCCTCTCGACGACCGTCCCGATCTGACCGACGACCACCTGCGGTTGTACGAAGAAGGGGTCACGCACTTTCTTGACGGACGCTGGGAAGAGGCGTATGGATGTCTGCACCAGATGCCTCCCTCGGACCGTGCCCAGGACTTTCTGGCCATGCGGATCGCGCAGGACAATCGTCGGGCACCGGCCGGCTGGGACGGAGTGATCCGGCTTCCGAGAAAGTAA
- a CDS encoding serine/threonine protein kinase, which yields MATIPKAATPHHDGTSALDRTPVQSTESLQRSQALSVTTRDAPGPVPGYETLRCLGTGSYGSVWLARELKTGKHVAIKFYTHRRGLDWSLLSREVEKLAVLYTSRNIVGLLDVGWDHDPPYFVMEFLENGSLADLLAAERPSVSTTVEITRAVARALIHAHGSGILHCDLKPANVLVDGNHEARLGDFGQSRLSTEQSPALGTMFYMAPEQADLEAVPDARWDVYALGALMYHMLTGAPPHRTPENEQRLNSVDSLEERLAIYRTLVREGERPRAHRDSAGIDTRLADIVDGCLHPDPRQRYPNAQVVLDLLDQREAARAKRPLMLLGILGPIFFLLAMYWIAQLSIPKLLDKAQENLVQRALESDAVSAKILAESIQQELRVRREQLEELADRPEMRELIAASAECNTDQLVDWVSNPDDGPKRVSYEWLTRVKETSDRRLASVQRTQDESWFVTDAAGRQIFRLPIDDTIGKAFHWRDYFHDLGLELPQDTELSEVQPRKTPGVSQAFLSHATYRYMVAIAVPVWDESGQNVIGVLARTLHLTNLLTQWEERIRGDDRNDDRFLALADTRGDFVRLLDHEWINSDHMAELTDSELESPQSRLAVTPELAQIITTRDRCSDYHDPVAALDNRFDGTWLAAFAPIPEAGWVAIVQERRATVLQPVGDLYDVIFRAGFWAILVFSILLAVLWYLLQRASH from the coding sequence ATGGCCACGATTCCCAAAGCGGCGACGCCACATCACGACGGAACGTCGGCACTGGACCGGACACCGGTTCAGTCCACCGAGTCGTTGCAGCGCTCGCAGGCGCTGAGCGTCACCACCCGCGATGCTCCTGGCCCGGTTCCCGGCTACGAAACGCTGCGATGCCTGGGCACCGGCTCGTACGGTTCGGTCTGGCTGGCCCGCGAGCTGAAGACCGGCAAGCACGTGGCGATCAAGTTCTACACGCATCGCCGCGGTCTCGACTGGTCGCTGCTCAGTCGCGAAGTCGAAAAACTGGCCGTCCTGTACACGTCGCGCAACATTGTCGGCCTGCTGGACGTCGGCTGGGATCACGATCCGCCCTACTTCGTGATGGAGTTTCTCGAGAACGGGTCGCTGGCCGATCTGCTGGCCGCTGAACGTCCAAGTGTCTCCACCACGGTCGAGATTACGCGCGCGGTGGCCCGAGCTCTGATCCACGCCCACGGCAGCGGTATTCTGCACTGCGACCTCAAGCCCGCCAACGTGCTTGTCGACGGGAATCACGAGGCGCGACTCGGTGACTTCGGACAGTCGCGGCTGTCGACGGAGCAGTCGCCGGCACTCGGCACGATGTTCTACATGGCGCCCGAACAGGCGGACCTCGAAGCGGTCCCGGATGCCCGCTGGGACGTGTATGCCCTGGGCGCGCTGATGTACCACATGCTCACCGGCGCGCCGCCGCACCGTACTCCGGAAAACGAACAGAGACTCAATTCCGTCGATTCCCTGGAAGAGCGGTTGGCAATCTACCGCACGCTGGTTCGGGAAGGAGAACGTCCACGGGCACATCGTGATTCTGCCGGCATCGATACCCGCCTGGCCGATATCGTCGACGGATGTCTGCACCCCGATCCCAGGCAGCGCTACCCCAACGCCCAGGTCGTTCTGGATCTGCTGGACCAGCGGGAAGCGGCCCGTGCAAAACGACCGCTGATGCTGCTGGGCATTCTCGGGCCGATCTTCTTTCTGCTGGCCATGTACTGGATCGCGCAGCTTTCGATTCCGAAGCTGCTGGACAAGGCCCAGGAGAACCTGGTTCAGCGGGCACTCGAAAGCGACGCCGTCTCCGCCAAGATTCTCGCCGAGAGTATCCAGCAGGAACTCCGCGTTCGCCGCGAGCAACTGGAAGAACTGGCGGACCGTCCGGAGATGCGTGAGTTGATCGCCGCCTCCGCCGAGTGCAACACCGATCAACTCGTCGACTGGGTCTCCAATCCCGACGACGGTCCCAAACGGGTTTCGTACGAGTGGCTCACCCGGGTCAAGGAAACGAGTGACCGCCGGCTGGCGTCGGTGCAGCGTACACAGGACGAAAGCTGGTTCGTCACGGATGCAGCCGGACGGCAGATCTTTCGACTGCCGATCGACGATACGATCGGCAAGGCGTTTCACTGGCGGGACTATTTCCACGACCTGGGGCTGGAGCTGCCGCAGGACACTGAGCTGAGCGAAGTTCAACCGCGAAAAACTCCCGGCGTTTCGCAGGCGTTTCTCAGCCACGCGACGTACCGGTACATGGTGGCCATTGCCGTCCCCGTCTGGGACGAGTCAGGCCAGAACGTCATCGGCGTGCTGGCCCGTACGCTGCACCTGACAAATCTGCTCACCCAGTGGGAAGAACGGATCCGCGGAGATGACCGCAACGACGACCGGTTCCTGGCGCTGGCGGACACACGCGGCGACTTCGTCCGGTTGCTCGATCATGAATGGATCAACTCGGACCACATGGCAGAGCTGACCGACTCGGAACTGGAATCGCCGCAGTCTCGCCTGGCGGTGACTCCCGAACTGGCGCAGATCATCACGACACGCGATCGTTGTTCCGATTACCACGACCCGGTGGCGGCCCTCGACAATCGATTCGACGGCACGTGGTTGGCCGCCTTCGCGCCGATTCCGGAAGCGGGCTGGGTCGCGATCGTCCAGGAACGACGGGCAACGGTGCTGCAACCGGTGGGAGATCTTTACGACGTGATCTTCCGTGCCGGCTTCTGGGCCATCCTGGTGTTCAGCATCCTCCTGGCCGTGCTGTGGTACCTGCTGCAACGCGCCTCCCACTGA
- the epsC gene encoding serine O-acetyltransferase EpsC — protein sequence MAADFRRKEQLAELTDRIVDSYRDIGTINHLGHCPLPSTSAVVEILHDLKEILYPGYRRRQNLHLGNVTYFVGDLIDGLHDKLTQQIARALRYDYDMTEHAECDRQTLEDFEAAGQEHAIRFLEALPEIRSLLATDVQAAFDGDPAARNLDEIIFCYPGLQAVTVHRLAHQLYNQNVPLIPRIMAEWSHGQTGIDIHPGAKLGPSFFIDHGTGVVIGETCDIAANVKIYQGVTLGALSFAKDGEGRLVRGTKRHPTIEDGVVIYANATILGGDTVIGANSVIGASVSLTKSVPPSTVVTIEKPSLRFREAS from the coding sequence ATGGCCGCCGATTTTCGCCGCAAGGAACAGCTCGCCGAGCTGACTGACCGTATCGTCGACAGCTATCGCGACATTGGCACGATTAACCATCTCGGGCACTGTCCGCTGCCGAGCACGTCCGCGGTCGTCGAGATCCTGCACGACCTCAAAGAGATTCTCTACCCGGGTTACCGCAGGCGGCAGAACCTGCACCTGGGGAACGTGACGTATTTCGTCGGCGATCTGATCGACGGGCTGCACGACAAGCTGACCCAGCAGATCGCCCGTGCCCTGCGCTACGACTACGACATGACCGAGCATGCGGAATGCGACCGCCAGACGCTCGAAGATTTCGAGGCGGCAGGACAGGAACATGCCATCCGGTTTCTCGAAGCCTTGCCGGAAATCCGCTCGCTGCTTGCGACCGACGTTCAGGCCGCCTTCGACGGCGATCCGGCCGCACGCAACCTCGACGAGATCATCTTCTGCTATCCCGGGTTGCAGGCGGTGACGGTCCACCGGCTCGCGCATCAGCTCTACAACCAGAATGTCCCGCTCATTCCCCGCATCATGGCGGAATGGTCGCACGGCCAGACCGGCATCGACATCCATCCTGGTGCGAAGCTCGGTCCGTCGTTTTTTATCGACCACGGAACCGGCGTCGTCATCGGCGAGACCTGCGACATCGCGGCCAACGTGAAGATCTACCAGGGAGTGACGCTGGGGGCCCTCAGCTTCGCCAAAGATGGGGAAGGGCGGCTGGTCCGCGGGACCAAGCGGCATCCGACGATCGAAGATGGCGTGGTGATCTACGCAAACGCCACGATTCTGGGTGGCGACACCGTGATTGGGGCGAACTCGGTCATTGGCGCGAGCGTCTCACTCACCAAGAGTGTCCCGCCCAGCACCGTCGTCACGATCGAGAAGCCGTCGCTGCGGTTCCGCGAAGCGTCCTGA
- a CDS encoding CPBP family glutamic-type intramembrane protease has translation MSTVFTAPLPEHDDYWEAARRPLAATCFVLPLILAYEIGLLTCPSAGMALRNGADCWMRAFLAAGMGIQAALLPAVVVASLLAWQVAARHPWRCRVETLIGMFGESLILATALFVLARLIGQAFATMVVAQIPAASDPVTVGGRAISFVGAGIYEEVLFRLLLLPGVVLALRGLLLPRGLAILLGVLLSSVVFSAAHYIEVAPGSGTIELWGPLQHVLETRELWFGFLFRAAAGVWFAILFYLRGFGITVGCHVLYDIMVGIVVQPAAH, from the coding sequence ATGTCGACTGTCTTCACTGCTCCCCTGCCGGAACATGACGACTACTGGGAAGCGGCCCGCCGTCCGCTTGCGGCGACCTGCTTTGTGTTGCCGCTGATTCTGGCGTATGAGATCGGACTGCTCACCTGTCCATCGGCCGGAATGGCATTGAGGAACGGCGCCGACTGCTGGATGCGGGCATTTCTCGCCGCGGGGATGGGAATCCAGGCCGCACTGCTGCCGGCAGTGGTCGTCGCCTCGCTGCTGGCCTGGCAGGTGGCGGCCCGGCATCCGTGGCGCTGCCGGGTGGAGACGCTGATCGGGATGTTCGGCGAGAGTCTCATCCTGGCGACCGCCCTGTTCGTGCTGGCCCGTCTGATTGGTCAGGCATTTGCCACGATGGTGGTGGCCCAAATTCCTGCCGCGTCGGATCCCGTCACGGTCGGCGGCCGGGCGATCAGTTTTGTCGGCGCCGGCATCTACGAAGAGGTTCTGTTCCGCCTGCTGCTCCTGCCGGGCGTCGTGCTGGCGCTGCGCGGCCTGCTGCTTCCGCGTGGGCTGGCGATTCTGCTGGGAGTGCTGCTCTCGAGCGTCGTCTTTTCGGCGGCGCATTACATCGAGGTGGCGCCGGGCAGCGGCACCATTGAATTGTGGGGACCGCTGCAGCACGTTCTCGAAACGCGTGAACTCTGGTTCGGCTTTCTGTTTCGGGCGGCTGCCGGGGTGTGGTTCGCGATCCTGTTCTACCTGCGGGGCTTCGGCATTACCGTAGGCTGCCATGTGCTGTACGACATCATGGTGGGAATCGTCGTGCAGCCAGCGGCGCACTGA